The following are encoded together in the Armatimonadota bacterium genome:
- the sucD gene encoding succinate--CoA ligase subunit alpha, with translation MAILVDEHTKVLVMGITGHQGQFHTARMLEFGTQVVAGVTPGKGGTSVHEVPVFDTVEEAVQHTDANAACLFVPAPFAKDAALECIAARLDPVVVITEHIPVHDAILVVDAARRQGVRVVGPNCPGVTSPGRCKIGIMPGHLFRPGPVGLLSRSGTLTYEIVAGLTAAGIGQSTAVGMGGDPVIGLTFVEILEAFENDPQTSAIVLVGEIGGAAEEEAAAYIRERVRKPVVAYVAGRTAPAGKRMGHAGAVISGTEGTAAGKVSALQAAGVRVAELPTHVAKLVAEVV, from the coding sequence TTGGCGATACTGGTCGACGAGCACACGAAGGTGCTGGTGATGGGCATCACCGGCCACCAGGGTCAGTTCCACACCGCCCGCATGCTGGAGTTCGGCACCCAGGTGGTGGCGGGCGTCACGCCTGGCAAGGGCGGCACGAGCGTGCACGAGGTCCCCGTCTTCGACACGGTCGAGGAAGCGGTACAGCACACCGATGCGAACGCGGCGTGCCTGTTCGTGCCCGCCCCCTTCGCCAAGGACGCGGCGTTGGAGTGCATCGCTGCGCGCCTGGATCCCGTCGTGGTGATCACGGAGCACATCCCGGTCCACGATGCGATCCTGGTGGTCGACGCCGCCCGCCGCCAGGGCGTGCGCGTCGTCGGGCCGAACTGCCCGGGTGTAACCTCCCCCGGCCGCTGCAAGATCGGGATCATGCCCGGCCACCTGTTCCGCCCCGGGCCGGTAGGCCTGCTGTCGCGCTCCGGTACGCTGACCTACGAGATCGTCGCGGGCCTGACGGCGGCAGGGATCGGCCAGTCCACCGCCGTCGGGATGGGCGGCGATCCGGTGATCGGCCTGACGTTCGTCGAGATCTTGGAGGCGTTCGAGAACGACCCGCAGACGTCGGCGATCGTGCTGGTCGGTGAGATTGGGGGGGCCGCGGAGGAAGAGGCGGCGGCCTACATCCGCGAGCGGGTCCGCAAGCCGGTGGTGGCCTACGTCGCCGGGCGGACCGCACCTGCGGGCAAACGCATGGGGCACGCCGGCGCGGTGATCTCGGGTACCGAGGGCACGGCGGCGGGCAAGGTCTCGGCACTGCAGGCCGCGGGCGTCCGGGTGGCAGAGCTGCCCACCCATGTGGCAAAGCTCGTCGCGGAGGTCGTGTAA
- a CDS encoding phage holin family protein has translation MARPVAEVRSETSMGILIRFAITGLSLWLATQIYPAAFRLADAQTAVLAAVVLGLANAFIRPVVLVVTLPLNLVTLGLFTLVANTLMVYIVVWLLGIPHGGFLSMFVVSLLVTLISVVLSRVVTS, from the coding sequence GTGGCCCGGCCGGTGGCTGAGGTCCGATCGGAGACGAGCATGGGCATTCTCATCCGGTTCGCGATCACCGGCCTGTCGCTGTGGCTTGCGACGCAGATCTATCCGGCGGCCTTTCGGCTTGCCGACGCGCAGACCGCCGTGCTCGCGGCGGTCGTCCTGGGCCTGGCCAACGCCTTCATCCGGCCGGTGGTGTTGGTGGTGACGCTTCCCTTGAACCTGGTGACGCTGGGGCTGTTCACGCTGGTGGCGAACACGCTGATGGTCTACATCGTCGTGTGGCTGTTGGGCATCCCCCACGGGGGCTTCCTGTCGATGTTTGTGGTCTCGCTGCTCGTGACCCTGATCAGCGTCGTGCTCTCGCGGGTCGTGACGTCTTGA
- the rapZ gene encoding RNase adapter RapZ has product MTPRAVTPQPEPRTRKPPPAADLPFVVITGLSGAGKSHAAHVFEDMGFFCVDNLPPALVPRFAELVMRAHDRFEGVALVIDVRSGEFFDAIPDALRFLDSRGIRYQILFLDASDEALVRRFKETRRKHPLTPTGSVPEGIRAERRRLEAIRERADKVIDTTQMTPQMLRDEIRALFAPSGETSKTLGIGVVSFGYKHGVPTDADLVFDVRFLPNPHYVEALRARPGTDEEVRRYVMRWPQAQGFRQRLEEMVSFLLPQFVAEGKSHLTIAIGCTGGRHRSVVFAQELVTFLRAQGYEAHVRHRDIEKE; this is encoded by the coding sequence TTGACACCTCGCGCCGTGACCCCACAGCCCGAACCCCGAACGCGCAAACCGCCGCCAGCTGCCGATCTGCCCTTCGTCGTCATCACGGGGCTGTCAGGGGCGGGCAAGTCCCACGCTGCCCACGTCTTCGAGGACATGGGCTTCTTCTGCGTCGACAACCTGCCGCCGGCGCTGGTTCCGCGCTTTGCGGAGCTCGTGATGCGCGCCCACGACCGGTTCGAGGGCGTCGCGCTGGTGATCGACGTCCGCAGCGGCGAGTTCTTCGACGCGATCCCCGACGCCCTGCGGTTTTTGGATTCCCGCGGCATCCGCTACCAGATCCTCTTTCTGGATGCGTCGGACGAAGCCCTCGTGCGCCGGTTCAAGGAGACGCGCCGCAAGCACCCGCTGACTCCCACCGGCTCCGTACCCGAGGGGATTCGCGCAGAGCGCCGCCGGCTGGAGGCGATCCGCGAGCGGGCAGACAAGGTGATCGACACGACCCAGATGACGCCCCAGATGCTGCGCGACGAGATCCGCGCCCTGTTCGCGCCGTCTGGCGAGACGTCGAAAACGTTGGGGATCGGCGTTGTTTCCTTTGGGTACAAGCACGGCGTGCCGACCGACGCAGATCTGGTGTTCGACGTTCGGTTCCTGCCCAATCCGCACTACGTCGAAGCGCTGCGGGCGCGGCCGGGAACCGACGAGGAGGTCCGCCGGTACGTCATGCGCTGGCCCCAAGCGCAGGGGTTCCGGCAGCGGCTGGAGGAGATGGTCTCGTTCTTGCTTCCACAGTTCGTCGCGGAGGGCAAGTCGCACCTGACGATCGCCATCGGGTGCACCGGAGGGCGGCACCGGTCGGTCGTGTTCGCGCAGGAACTGGTCACGTTCCTACGTGCGCAGGGATACGAGGCGCACGTGCGGCACCGGGACATCGAGAAGGAGTGA
- a CDS encoding YvcK family protein, which yields MIRALVQRTRQLAKWLVPGIRVKRYVALVFVGVSLVAVGAILLADVVTVGVAQVLYAIVRAALWVSGGERWGLVGAGALLIALGVYCVFLGLRATVRSVAGLFLPRGDHRLAELMVQRRALGRGPRVVALGGGTGLSTLLRGLKRYTMSLTAVVTVFDDGGSSGRLRRELGILPPGDINDCLVALAEAEPLMTRLFEYRFDRGDLRGHSFGNLFLASMMGVGGDLVSAVRLASRVLAIRGQVLPATVDNIVLCAEFLDGTTAEGESAIPAARKAIRRVYLKPADARAVPEVLDAITHADLILLGPGSLFTSVLPNLLVTGIGDALRRAEAPVVQIVNVMTQPGETDGFRASDHVRAVVEHAGPIVRAAIVNDQMPRNAVLLQRYRGEGAVPVEPDLDRIRQMGLVPFAYGLISETELVRHNPTSLAEAVLDVLDRLSGARRRVARVSVINP from the coding sequence GTGATCCGGGCCCTCGTCCAACGGACCCGCCAACTGGCCAAGTGGCTGGTACCGGGCATCCGCGTCAAGCGCTACGTGGCGTTGGTGTTCGTGGGCGTATCGCTCGTCGCCGTCGGCGCCATCCTGCTCGCCGACGTGGTCACCGTCGGCGTCGCGCAGGTCCTGTACGCCATCGTCAGAGCGGCACTGTGGGTGTCGGGGGGCGAACGGTGGGGTTTGGTCGGCGCCGGCGCACTGCTGATCGCACTGGGCGTCTACTGCGTGTTCCTCGGACTGCGGGCGACGGTGCGGTCGGTCGCCGGATTGTTCCTACCGCGCGGCGACCACCGATTGGCGGAGTTGATGGTCCAGCGCCGCGCCCTGGGGCGCGGGCCGCGGGTGGTCGCGCTGGGCGGCGGTACGGGTCTTTCCACGCTGCTGCGCGGCCTGAAGCGTTACACGATGTCGCTGACGGCGGTGGTCACCGTCTTCGACGACGGCGGCAGTTCCGGGCGGCTGCGGCGAGAACTGGGCATCCTCCCTCCGGGCGACATCAACGACTGTCTGGTCGCCCTCGCCGAGGCCGAGCCACTGATGACCCGGTTGTTCGAGTATCGCTTCGATCGGGGCGACCTGCGGGGGCACTCCTTTGGCAACCTGTTCTTGGCGAGCATGATGGGTGTGGGTGGCGATCTGGTGTCGGCGGTCCGGCTGGCCAGCCGAGTGCTCGCCATCCGGGGCCAGGTCCTGCCCGCCACGGTGGACAACATCGTGCTGTGCGCGGAGTTCCTCGACGGGACGACCGCCGAGGGTGAGTCGGCGATCCCGGCTGCCCGCAAGGCGATCCGCCGTGTCTATCTGAAACCTGCCGACGCGCGAGCGGTGCCCGAAGTGCTCGACGCGATCACCCACGCCGACCTCATCTTGCTGGGACCCGGCAGCCTGTTCACCTCGGTGCTGCCGAACCTGCTCGTCACCGGCATCGGCGATGCTCTGCGCCGCGCCGAAGCACCGGTGGTCCAGATCGTCAACGTCATGACCCAGCCGGGCGAGACCGACGGGTTCCGCGCGTCGGACCACGTGCGGGCCGTCGTCGAGCACGCGGGGCCCATCGTCCGCGCCGCGATCGTCAACGACCAGATGCCACGCAACGCCGTGCTCCTGCAGCGCTACCGCGGCGAGGGGGCCGTACCCGTCGAGCCGGATCTGGACCGCATCCGGCAGATGGGCCTGGTGCCGTTCGCGTACGGGCTCATCAGCGAAACCGAACTGGTGCGCCACAATCCGACGAGCTTGGCCGAAGCGGTACTCGATGTGCTCGATCGCCTGTCCGGCGCCCGGCGCCGCGTCGCCCGCGTCAGCGTCATCAACCCATGA
- a CDS encoding MFS transporter, with protein MTEPRARPRVFQALLWLPQNRNLFVFWTGQVVSNFGDRVHWLVVGLLVIELTGSALQTGLYYALTVIPEVLLGFLAGVVADRANRRALMASMDFVRVGLVATIPLMAAAGFLRVEYLYGVVVALAVCNVFFDTASGAFIPQIVPKEDLPAANSALLLAVQSAMLLGPLAGGSLAATLGLANSLWITSGGYLVSATAMLLVRTTQPASTEADRRGVRDDLAEGLRYALSHPAVRAISFKSLGANLALGASITMAMFHFRHNVGLDTPAMGAAFSAAGAAAIAGAATGAALGRRLGIARAGTMASYLEVAGMVVLASVASFWGLAVGYVMIGFGVSVANVNYSAARQTVVSPEMQGRAWAFERTVSLASFPIGTLAAGVVAELTSPQLVFLAAAVVVFVAATYAWYGGLRDAFAGPAQRPQEDAVHVPAASPHSERARPWRWRAVLVAVFASGVAIGFALGATLSSRMPSPTVATTGSPPVAAARSPDSPTPVPGAWTPAPPSPGLVASTPEPSPTATTPAVQPAAIPAPATASALYAAQVGAYRDRANAEAVAARLHELGYSPAVRGAGGWYRVTVGEFDSPGPAQRLVLELRDRGFEAFVRRIR; from the coding sequence ATGACCGAGCCCAGAGCCCGACCGAGGGTCTTCCAGGCGCTGCTGTGGCTGCCTCAGAACCGCAACCTCTTCGTGTTTTGGACCGGGCAGGTGGTGTCCAACTTCGGCGACCGGGTGCACTGGCTGGTTGTCGGCCTGCTGGTCATCGAACTCACCGGATCGGCCCTCCAGACCGGCCTGTACTACGCGCTGACCGTCATCCCCGAGGTCTTGTTGGGCTTCCTCGCGGGCGTGGTTGCCGACCGCGCCAACCGAAGGGCGCTGATGGCTTCCATGGACTTCGTGCGGGTGGGCCTGGTGGCGACAATTCCCCTGATGGCTGCCGCGGGTTTCCTGCGCGTGGAGTACCTGTATGGCGTCGTGGTCGCGCTGGCCGTATGCAACGTCTTCTTCGATACCGCTTCCGGTGCGTTCATCCCCCAGATCGTCCCCAAGGAAGACCTGCCGGCGGCCAACAGTGCGCTTCTGCTGGCGGTGCAGAGCGCGATGCTGCTGGGGCCACTGGCGGGCGGGTCGCTGGCCGCGACGCTGGGGCTGGCGAACAGCCTGTGGATCACGAGCGGCGGATACCTCGTCTCGGCGACGGCGATGCTGCTGGTGCGTACGACGCAACCGGCGTCCACCGAGGCGGACCGACGAGGCGTGCGCGACGACTTGGCCGAGGGGTTGCGGTACGCGTTGTCGCATCCTGCAGTCCGGGCGATCTCGTTCAAGTCTTTGGGCGCAAACCTGGCACTGGGCGCCTCGATCACCATGGCCATGTTCCACTTCCGCCATAACGTCGGCCTGGACACGCCCGCCATGGGTGCCGCCTTCAGCGCGGCCGGTGCGGCGGCGATCGCCGGAGCCGCCACCGGCGCAGCACTGGGGCGGCGGTTGGGAATCGCGCGCGCCGGAACCATGGCCAGCTACCTGGAGGTCGCCGGCATGGTCGTGCTGGCGTCCGTCGCCTCGTTCTGGGGACTGGCAGTTGGCTACGTGATGATCGGGTTCGGTGTCTCGGTCGCCAACGTCAACTACAGCGCGGCGCGCCAAACGGTCGTCTCCCCAGAGATGCAGGGTCGTGCGTGGGCCTTCGAGCGGACCGTCAGCCTGGCCTCCTTCCCGATCGGAACGTTGGCGGCCGGGGTGGTGGCGGAACTCACCTCCCCGCAGCTGGTCTTCCTGGCGGCCGCTGTTGTCGTGTTCGTCGCCGCCACGTACGCCTGGTACGGCGGCCTGCGCGACGCCTTTGCAGGCCCTGCACAGCGCCCGCAAGAGGACGCGGTCCATGTACCTGCCGCGTCCCCGCACAGCGAGCGCGCACGCCCGTGGCGGTGGCGCGCGGTCTTGGTGGCGGTGTTCGCATCCGGTGTGGCGATCGGGTTCGCCTTGGGGGCGACGCTGTCCAGCCGTATGCCGTCACCCACGGTGGCGACGACCGGGTCCCCTCCCGTCGCGGCGGCTCGGTCACCGGATTCGCCCACTCCTGTCCCGGGTGCCTGGACGCCCGCGCCGCCGTCCCCGGGCCTGGTGGCGTCCACACCCGAGCCGTCGCCGACCGCCACCACGCCGGCGGTGCAGCCGGCCGCGATCCCCGCGCCCGCGACGGCCTCCGCACTGTACGCCGCCCAGGTTGGCGCGTACCGGGATCGCGCCAACGCCGAAGCCGTTGCCGCCCGTCTCCACGAGCTCGGCTACTCGCCGGCGGTGCGCGGCGCGGGGGGCTGGTACCGGGTCACCGTCGGCGAGTTCGACTCACCCGGACCGGCGCAGCGCCTCGTGCTTGAGTTGCGCGACCGGGGGTTCGAGGCGTTCGTGCGACGAATCCGTTGA
- a CDS encoding NADH-quinone oxidoreductase subunit A, whose product MAALPLAIVWLIAPRSQYPQKLLAYESGIVPFGEAWSQVNIRYYLFALIFLLFDVEVMYIYPWAVVLRSLGMQAFVAMAIFLVLLFVGLLYEWKKGALEWV is encoded by the coding sequence ATGGCAGCCCTCCCGCTGGCCATCGTTTGGCTGATCGCCCCCCGCAGCCAGTACCCGCAGAAGTTGTTGGCCTACGAATCTGGGATCGTCCCGTTCGGGGAGGCGTGGTCACAGGTCAACATCCGCTACTACCTGTTCGCATTGATCTTCCTCTTGTTCGACGTTGAGGTGATGTACATCTATCCCTGGGCCGTGGTGCTGCGCAGCTTGGGCATGCAGGCGTTCGTGGCGATGGCGATCTTCCTCGTGTTGCTGTTCGTCGGACTGCTCTACGAGTGGAAGAAGGGAGCGCTGGAGTGGGTCTAG
- the nuoH gene encoding NADH-quinone oxidoreductase subunit NuoH — protein MGLGQVLDALWRIDLVRALVAVVVVFTFIAVFVAMFLVLMERKVSAWIQARIGPKHVGPHGTLQTLADTIKLLQKENIVPARADVLLFSVAPVLVAVSGLLAYVVLPWGPGVIVRDLNVGLVYFAAVLSVGVVGVLVGGWASNNKYALLGGLRSAAQMVSYEIPLGLAIATMAILTGTLSTVRIVEAQPYPWYLYPFVAINALVFLTAATAETNRIPFDLPEAESELVAGYFSEYTGMRFALFQLGEYGSLFASSALFVTMFLGGWRGPFDLPLVGPVASGVFWFLLKSYAIVFFLMWVRWTYPRFRIDQLLNLAWKILIPVGLVNLLIVGFLVARWG, from the coding sequence GTGGGTCTAGGACAGGTCCTGGACGCGCTCTGGCGGATCGACCTCGTCCGCGCCCTGGTCGCGGTGGTGGTGGTCTTTACCTTCATCGCCGTCTTCGTGGCGATGTTTTTGGTCTTGATGGAGCGAAAGGTCAGCGCCTGGATCCAGGCACGGATCGGGCCCAAGCACGTGGGGCCGCACGGAACCCTGCAGACCTTGGCCGATACGATCAAGCTGTTGCAGAAGGAGAACATCGTGCCCGCGCGGGCCGACGTGCTCCTGTTCTCCGTTGCGCCGGTCCTCGTGGCGGTCAGCGGGCTGCTGGCCTACGTGGTGTTGCCGTGGGGTCCGGGCGTGATCGTGCGCGATTTGAACGTGGGCCTGGTGTATTTCGCCGCGGTGCTGTCGGTCGGCGTCGTCGGGGTGCTGGTCGGCGGGTGGGCATCGAACAACAAGTACGCGCTGCTGGGTGGTTTACGGTCGGCGGCGCAGATGGTGTCCTACGAGATCCCGCTGGGGCTGGCGATCGCGACGATGGCAATCCTCACCGGGACGCTGTCGACCGTGCGCATCGTCGAGGCGCAACCGTATCCCTGGTACCTGTACCCCTTTGTGGCGATCAACGCGCTGGTGTTCCTGACCGCGGCGACGGCCGAGACCAACCGCATCCCGTTCGACCTGCCGGAGGCGGAGTCCGAACTGGTCGCCGGATACTTCTCGGAGTACACGGGCATGCGGTTCGCGCTCTTTCAGCTGGGCGAGTACGGTTCGCTGTTCGCGAGCTCCGCGCTGTTCGTCACGATGTTCCTCGGCGGCTGGCGTGGCCCGTTCGACCTGCCGCTGGTCGGACCGGTGGCCAGCGGCGTGTTCTGGTTCCTGTTGAAGAGCTACGCGATCGTGTTCTTCCTGATGTGGGTGCGCTGGACTTATCCACGCTTTCGGATCGACCAGCTGTTGAACCTTGCGTGGAAGATCTTGATCCCCGTGGGGCTGGTGAACCTGCTGATCGTCGGCTTTTTGGTGGCCCGGTGGGGGTGA
- a CDS encoding NADH-quinone oxidoreductase subunit J, producing MSGEVVAFYILAGMILAGALIVVNARNIVHAAVSLIPVLLGVAGLYVLLHAEFVAVVQILIYAGAITVLILFVVLLTEGATGIRRRQRNEQVPMALAASGVLAALLLWLYARTSWPMGAAPPPAYNPGAVGESLFGPYVLVFEVVGIVILAALVGAIVVARREA from the coding sequence GTGTCGGGTGAGGTGGTCGCGTTCTACATCCTCGCGGGCATGATCCTCGCCGGCGCACTCATCGTGGTCAACGCGCGCAACATCGTCCACGCGGCGGTGTCGCTGATTCCTGTGCTGCTTGGCGTGGCAGGGCTGTACGTGCTGCTGCACGCCGAGTTCGTGGCGGTCGTCCAGATCCTCATCTACGCCGGGGCGATTACGGTTCTCATCCTGTTCGTGGTGCTGCTGACCGAGGGCGCGACCGGCATCCGTCGGCGCCAGCGCAACGAACAGGTCCCGATGGCCCTGGCGGCGTCGGGTGTGCTGGCCGCCCTGTTGCTGTGGCTGTACGCACGTACGAGTTGGCCCATGGGGGCCGCACCGCCCCCCGCCTACAACCCCGGCGCGGTGGGCGAGAGCCTGTTCGGTCCGTACGTCCTGGTCTTCGAGGTCGTCGGCATCGTCATCCTGGCGGCGCTGGTCGGCGCCATCGTCGTGGCGAGGCGCGAGGCATGA
- the nuoK gene encoding NADH-quinone oxidoreductase subunit NuoK, with amino-acid sequence MIGLNHYLVVGALLFAIGMYGVLTRRNAVAILMGIELILNAANINFVAFTKFVSPTFVAGHIAALVIITLAACEAVVGLALILNLYRQRETIQVDEINIMKW; translated from the coding sequence ATGATCGGCCTCAACCACTACCTGGTCGTCGGCGCACTGCTGTTCGCGATCGGGATGTACGGGGTCCTCACGCGGCGCAACGCGGTTGCCATCCTCATGGGGATCGAGTTGATCCTCAACGCGGCCAACATCAACTTCGTCGCGTTCACGAAATTCGTCTCGCCGACGTTTGTCGCCGGCCACATCGCGGCACTGGTCATCATCACCCTGGCCGCCTGCGAGGCGGTCGTCGGACTGGCGCTGATCCTCAACCTCTACCGGCAGCGTGAGACGATCCAGGTCGACGAGATCAACATCATGAAGTGGTAA
- the nuoL gene encoding NADH-quinone oxidoreductase subunit L, translating into MGALAWLIPLFPLAAYAVLIFRGRALGDRAAFVAIGAMSVSTLLALAILGAKVFGAPDFVWRAAWAVGGDREITIGFTVDNLSAIMTAMVTFVGTLIFVYSVGYMHGDPYYSRFFAFLSLFCFGMLTMVLANSFLLMLIGWEIIGLCSYLLIGFYFRRKSANAAQIKAFMTTRVGDFLMLIGIMMVFWQFGTVDYHAVFDAIRKGGEGAARTVALGGWQIPLVTLTALMIFGGPIGKSGQFPLHVWLPDAMEGPTPVSALIHAATMVAAGVYLVGRAYPLFFFTPHHEALLFVAWIGTITALMAGLIALAQDDIKRILAYSTISQLGFMMAGLGVLGYAAGLFHLLTHAFFKALLFLGAGSVIHSVHTNNIKEMGGLRRHMPVTFWTFAAGFLALVGIFPFAGFWSKDEILLEAFHHNPAIYYALTAGAFLTALYMSRLMAYTFFGAYRGTKHPESDPWLPEDYGRHSSLHGPSPMGHGATSGEHRPHESPRVMTAPLVVLAACSLVVGFVGAPGTWEKGSWIHHFLEFEGFKAAGIEAPAFSWPLALRSLAAALAGVGVAWVVYGLRVVTSDRIRAWTGPLYGFLRNRMYFDHAYGLVFVRGGLALASLVRIFDERVVDGIVNFVGYLIVGISRIHRFFDTYVVDGLVNLIGVLTRWIGLGLRYVQTGRVYNYILVVAVGLTVVVIVGLWRL; encoded by the coding sequence ATGGGCGCCCTCGCTTGGCTGATCCCGCTGTTTCCGCTGGCTGCCTACGCCGTCCTGATCTTCCGGGGCCGCGCCCTGGGTGACCGCGCGGCCTTCGTGGCGATCGGAGCGATGTCGGTCTCGACCCTGTTGGCGCTGGCGATCCTGGGCGCGAAGGTCTTCGGCGCCCCGGATTTCGTATGGCGTGCCGCCTGGGCGGTGGGTGGAGATCGCGAGATCACGATCGGGTTCACGGTGGACAACCTGTCGGCGATCATGACCGCCATGGTCACGTTCGTCGGCACCCTGATCTTTGTCTACTCGGTCGGTTACATGCACGGAGATCCTTACTACAGTCGCTTCTTCGCTTTCCTGTCGCTGTTCTGCTTCGGGATGCTCACGATGGTCCTGGCCAACAGCTTCCTGCTGATGCTGATCGGCTGGGAGATCATCGGGCTGTGCTCGTACCTGTTGATCGGGTTCTACTTCCGCCGGAAGTCGGCCAATGCGGCGCAGATCAAGGCGTTCATGACCACGCGCGTGGGAGACTTCCTGATGCTGATCGGCATCATGATGGTCTTCTGGCAGTTTGGTACCGTCGACTACCACGCGGTGTTCGACGCGATCCGCAAGGGAGGCGAAGGTGCGGCGCGGACGGTGGCGTTGGGAGGCTGGCAGATCCCGCTGGTCACGCTCACAGCGTTGATGATCTTCGGCGGCCCGATCGGCAAGAGCGGGCAGTTTCCCCTGCACGTGTGGTTGCCGGACGCGATGGAGGGTCCGACGCCCGTCAGCGCCCTGATCCACGCGGCGACGATGGTGGCCGCCGGCGTCTACCTGGTGGGGCGAGCGTACCCGCTGTTCTTCTTTACGCCGCATCACGAGGCGCTGCTGTTCGTGGCATGGATCGGCACGATTACGGCGCTGATGGCAGGACTGATTGCGCTGGCGCAGGACGACATCAAGCGCATCCTCGCGTACTCGACGATCAGCCAGCTGGGTTTCATGATGGCGGGACTCGGGGTCCTGGGCTACGCGGCCGGTCTGTTTCATCTGCTGACGCACGCTTTCTTCAAGGCGCTGTTGTTTTTGGGCGCCGGCAGCGTGATCCACTCGGTGCACACGAACAACATCAAGGAGATGGGCGGGCTGCGCCGCCACATGCCGGTCACCTTTTGGACGTTCGCCGCGGGTTTTTTGGCGCTCGTGGGAATCTTTCCGTTCGCGGGCTTTTGGAGCAAGGACGAGATCCTACTCGAGGCGTTTCACCACAACCCGGCGATCTACTACGCGCTGACGGCCGGGGCGTTTCTCACCGCGCTGTACATGTCGCGGCTGATGGCCTACACGTTCTTCGGGGCGTACCGAGGCACGAAGCACCCCGAGTCGGACCCCTGGCTCCCGGAGGACTACGGCCGGCACTCTTCGCTCCACGGCCCATCCCCCATGGGGCACGGGGCGACGTCCGGTGAGCACCGTCCCCACGAGAGCCCGCGCGTAATGACGGCGCCGCTCGTCGTGCTCGCAGCCTGCTCGCTCGTCGTCGGGTTTGTCGGTGCCCCCGGGACGTGGGAAAAGGGTTCGTGGATCCACCACTTCCTGGAGTTCGAGGGGTTTAAGGCGGCCGGGATCGAAGCGCCGGCGTTCTCGTGGCCACTGGCGCTGCGGTCCCTGGCCGCGGCGCTGGCAGGGGTGGGCGTCGCGTGGGTCGTCTACGGCCTGCGGGTGGTCACCAGCGACCGCATCCGCGCCTGGACGGGCCCCCTGTACGGATTCTTGCGCAACCGCATGTACTTCGACCATGCATACGGCCTCGTCTTCGTGCGCGGCGGCCTCGCACTGGCCAGTTTGGTGCGGATCTTCGACGAGCGTGTCGTCGACGGCATCGTGAACTTCGTCGGCTACCTGATCGTGGGCATCAGCCGGATCCACCGTTTCTTTGATACCTATGTGGTGGACGGCCTGGTCAATCTGATCGGAGTGCTGACGCGCTGGATCGGCCTGGGGCTCCGCTACGTGCAGACGGGCCGCGTATACAACTACATCCTCGTGGTGGCCGTGGGCTTGACCGTCGTCGTGATCGTGGGCCTGTGGCGACTGTAG